One genomic window of Sphingobacterium oryzagri includes the following:
- a CDS encoding aconitate hydratase has translation MAFDIDMIKKVYGQYEERINAARKVVNKPLTLSEKILYAHLWDGNATEAYERGSSYVDFTPDRVAMQDATAQMALLQFMQAGRPKVAVPSTVHCDHLIQARDGAAEDLTRAKNESSEVFNFLSSVSNKYGIGFWKPGAGIIHQVVLENYAFPGGMMIGTDSHTVNAGGLGMVAIGVGGADACDVMAGLPWELKFPKLIGVKLTGKLSGWSSPKDVILKVAGILTVKGGTGAIVEYFGEGAESLSCTGKGTICNMGAEIGATTSTFGYDESMERYLRATDRAEVADAANTIKEHLTADPEVYADPEQYFDQLIEINLTELEPSLNGPFTPDLYTPVSRMREEADKNGWPVKVEWGLIGSCTNSSYEDLARAASIAQQAIDKGLVTKAEFGINPGSEQVRYTADRDGLLKTFEELNATIFTNACGPCIGMWDRAGADKQEKNTIVHSFNRNFAKRADGNPNTFAFVTSPEMVAAIAISGDLGFNPVTDTLTNRDGEEVKLDPPTGDELPNKGFAVEDAGYQAPAVDGSDLEVDVSPTSDRLQLLEPFAAWEGTDLTGLKLLIKAKGKCTTDHISMAGPWLKYRGHLDNISNNMLIGAVNYFNDQTDSVKNQLTGEYEAVPATQRAYKAGGIGSIVVGDENYGEGSSREHAAMEPRHLGVRAVLVKSFARIHETNLKKQGMLALTFVDKDDYDKIQEDDIVDILGLTEFAPNKSLTLVLHHADGSQDEISVNHTYNAQQIEWFKAGGALNIIRKKQAAKQENN, from the coding sequence ATGGCATTTGATATAGACATGATAAAGAAGGTTTACGGCCAATACGAAGAACGCATTAATGCGGCTCGTAAAGTGGTAAATAAACCTTTAACCCTATCTGAGAAAATTTTGTACGCTCATTTATGGGATGGAAACGCAACAGAAGCTTACGAACGAGGAAGCTCTTATGTTGATTTTACACCGGATCGCGTAGCGATGCAGGATGCGACGGCGCAAATGGCGCTATTGCAGTTTATGCAAGCAGGGCGTCCTAAAGTAGCGGTTCCGTCCACCGTGCATTGTGATCACTTGATCCAGGCGCGCGATGGTGCAGCGGAAGATTTGACGCGTGCGAAAAACGAAAGCTCAGAGGTATTCAATTTTTTATCGTCCGTTTCGAATAAATATGGTATTGGCTTCTGGAAACCAGGAGCTGGTATTATTCACCAAGTTGTGTTAGAAAATTATGCATTTCCTGGCGGAATGATGATTGGTACAGATTCGCATACGGTAAATGCCGGAGGATTAGGCATGGTGGCGATCGGTGTCGGTGGTGCTGACGCGTGTGACGTGATGGCGGGCTTGCCTTGGGAACTGAAATTTCCAAAACTGATCGGTGTTAAATTGACCGGTAAACTAAGTGGTTGGTCTTCTCCGAAAGATGTGATTTTGAAAGTGGCCGGTATTTTAACGGTAAAAGGTGGTACGGGCGCAATCGTCGAATATTTTGGTGAAGGTGCAGAATCTTTGTCTTGCACGGGTAAAGGCACCATCTGTAATATGGGCGCTGAGATAGGCGCTACAACATCTACTTTCGGCTACGACGAGTCGATGGAGCGTTATTTGCGTGCTACTGATCGCGCAGAAGTAGCTGACGCGGCTAATACGATCAAAGAACATTTGACTGCTGACCCGGAAGTATATGCAGATCCGGAGCAATATTTTGATCAACTTATTGAGATCAACTTAACAGAATTAGAACCATCGTTGAATGGTCCGTTTACGCCAGATTTGTACACGCCGGTTTCGCGTATGCGCGAAGAAGCGGACAAAAACGGCTGGCCGGTAAAAGTGGAGTGGGGCTTGATCGGATCTTGTACCAACTCATCGTATGAAGATTTAGCGCGTGCGGCGTCTATTGCGCAGCAGGCTATTGATAAGGGCTTAGTTACTAAAGCTGAATTTGGTATCAATCCCGGCTCTGAACAAGTACGTTACACGGCTGATCGCGATGGTTTGTTGAAGACCTTCGAAGAATTAAATGCAACGATCTTCACTAACGCCTGTGGCCCTTGTATTGGAATGTGGGATCGTGCTGGCGCAGATAAACAAGAGAAGAACACCATTGTGCACTCTTTCAACCGTAACTTTGCGAAACGTGCCGATGGTAACCCAAATACTTTTGCTTTTGTGACGTCGCCAGAAATGGTAGCGGCTATCGCGATCTCGGGTGATTTAGGATTCAATCCGGTTACGGATACGTTAACAAATCGTGATGGGGAAGAAGTAAAGCTAGATCCACCTACCGGTGATGAATTGCCTAACAAAGGTTTCGCAGTAGAAGATGCGGGCTATCAAGCACCAGCTGTTGATGGTTCAGACCTCGAAGTGGATGTTTCGCCTACGTCCGATCGTTTGCAATTGCTCGAACCTTTTGCTGCGTGGGAAGGAACGGATTTAACAGGTTTGAAACTGTTGATCAAAGCTAAAGGAAAGTGTACAACAGATCATATTTCTATGGCTGGTCCTTGGTTGAAATACCGTGGACACCTGGACAATATTTCCAATAATATGTTGATTGGCGCGGTTAATTACTTTAACGATCAGACCGACTCTGTCAAAAATCAGCTGACAGGCGAATACGAGGCGGTGCCAGCTACCCAACGTGCCTACAAAGCAGGGGGCATAGGGTCAATCGTGGTTGGCGATGAAAACTACGGCGAAGGTTCTTCGCGTGAGCATGCAGCCATGGAACCACGCCACTTGGGCGTGCGCGCGGTACTGGTTAAATCATTTGCGCGTATTCACGAAACGAATTTGAAAAAACAAGGGATGCTAGCATTGACTTTTGTCGATAAGGATGATTACGATAAAATCCAAGAGGATGATATCGTGGATATCCTGGGCTTGACCGAATTTGCGCCAAATAAATCGTTGACCCTGGTTCTTCACCATGCAGACGGTTCGCAGGATGAAATTTCGGTAAACCATACCTACAATGCGCAACAAATCGAGTGGTTTAAGGCTGGTGGTGCGTTGAATATTATTCGTAAAAAACAAGCTGCAAAGCAAGAAAATAATTAA
- the dapA gene encoding 4-hydroxy-tetrahydrodipicolinate synthase, which translates to MKELQGAGVALVTPFNADGSIDFESLGRLIDFQIDEGMNYLVSLGTTGETATLTASERKQVWEYTSTRVNGRVPLVAGIGGNNTAATVEEIAAFNFAGYCALLSVSPYYNKPTQEGIYQHYKAIAEASKLPVILYNVPGRTGSNLSPATTVRLANEFKQIVATKEASGSFAQFSEIMRDKPADFLLISGDDPITLPMMALGAVGIISVIGNAYPGLVSKLAAHCAAGRYEEARSIHNDLLKRTELCFVESNPCGIKYIMKKLGIIQTDNVRLPLVPVSAALQSAIDQELAK; encoded by the coding sequence ATGAAGGAGCTTCAAGGAGCAGGTGTAGCATTGGTTACGCCTTTTAATGCAGACGGATCGATAGACTTTGAGTCGCTAGGCAGACTAATTGACTTTCAGATCGACGAAGGAATGAATTACCTGGTGTCTTTAGGAACGACCGGGGAAACAGCAACTTTAACTGCATCAGAACGAAAGCAAGTTTGGGAATACACTTCAACCCGTGTGAATGGGCGTGTGCCGTTGGTAGCTGGCATTGGTGGCAATAACACCGCTGCGACTGTAGAAGAAATCGCTGCTTTTAACTTTGCAGGCTACTGTGCGTTGTTGTCGGTATCGCCGTATTATAATAAACCAACGCAAGAAGGAATCTATCAACATTATAAAGCTATAGCTGAAGCGTCCAAACTGCCGGTTATCCTGTACAACGTGCCGGGCAGAACCGGTAGCAATCTCTCTCCGGCAACGACGGTACGTTTGGCCAATGAGTTTAAACAAATCGTTGCAACGAAGGAAGCGTCGGGCAGCTTCGCGCAATTCAGCGAAATTATGCGCGACAAGCCAGCTGATTTCCTACTTATCTCCGGCGACGACCCGATTACACTTCCCATGATGGCTTTGGGCGCTGTGGGTATTATTTCTGTTATCGGCAATGCTTACCCTGGTCTCGTCAGTAAATTAGCAGCCCACTGTGCTGCAGGTCGCTATGAAGAAGCGCGCAGTATCCACAATGATCTACTTAAACGCACGGAACTTTGTTTTGTAGAAAGTAACCCATGCGGCATCAAATACATTATGAAAAAATTGGGCATCATTCAGACAGACAATGTCCGTTTGCCACTTGTGCCTGTTAGCGCAGCATTGCAATCGGCTATTGATCAGGAGCTGGCCAAATAG
- a CDS encoding glycosyltransferase family 2 protein, whose translation MKDYPRVAVVILNWNGRFFLEKFLPSVYNSTYPNTEFVIGDNASTDDSVTFVEQSYPSIRIVKNKENLGFAGGYNAILAQVEADYYVLLNSDVEVTPSWIEPVIDFLEAHPAMAAAQPKIKAYHDKVLFEHAGAAGGYIDAFGYPFCRGRIFNIVEADEQQYNDNREVFWATGAALFIRATSWKNAEGFDADFFAHMEEIDLCWRLKRMGYSIGYVAESTVYHVGGGTLNTSNPKKTYLNFRNNLTMLQKNLPFFQACWVIFARLWLDLLALLKFITEGKLKDAWAVSRAHQHFFLYFFRHAKKRKQFAARENQTGRYKNSIVLDFYLNKIQHFNKLDGDNFQ comes from the coding sequence ATGAAAGATTACCCTCGAGTAGCTGTTGTCATCCTGAATTGGAACGGACGTTTTTTCCTGGAGAAATTTTTACCGTCGGTGTACAACAGCACCTACCCCAATACTGAATTTGTTATCGGCGACAACGCATCGACTGACGACTCCGTTACGTTTGTTGAACAATCCTATCCCTCCATTCGGATCGTAAAAAACAAGGAGAATCTGGGTTTTGCGGGTGGTTACAACGCCATTCTTGCACAAGTCGAAGCCGATTATTACGTATTGCTTAACTCCGACGTCGAAGTCACGCCTTCCTGGATCGAACCGGTGATCGATTTTTTGGAAGCTCACCCGGCGATGGCCGCTGCGCAACCGAAAATTAAAGCGTATCACGATAAAGTGCTTTTTGAACATGCCGGAGCGGCAGGCGGTTACATCGACGCTTTCGGTTATCCTTTTTGTCGCGGCAGAATTTTTAACATTGTCGAGGCCGATGAACAGCAATACAACGATAACCGGGAAGTATTTTGGGCTACTGGTGCCGCATTATTTATTCGTGCAACATCCTGGAAAAATGCAGAAGGCTTTGATGCTGATTTTTTTGCGCATATGGAAGAGATCGATCTTTGCTGGCGACTTAAGCGCATGGGCTACAGCATTGGTTATGTGGCCGAATCGACAGTTTACCACGTTGGCGGCGGCACGTTAAACACCAGCAACCCCAAAAAAACGTACCTGAACTTTCGAAACAATTTGACTATGCTGCAGAAAAATCTTCCCTTTTTCCAAGCTTGTTGGGTTATTTTTGCTCGCCTTTGGCTAGATTTATTGGCTTTGTTAAAATTTATAACTGAAGGCAAGTTGAAGGATGCCTGGGCCGTGAGCCGTGCACATCAGCATTTCTTTCTGTATTTCTTTCGCCATGCGAAGAAAAGAAAGCAGTTTGCCGCCCGAGAAAACCAAACGGGACGCTACAAAAACAGCATAGTGCTGGATTTTTACCTGAATAAAATCCAGCATTTCAACAAACTTGACGGTGATAATTTCCAATAA
- a CDS encoding bifunctional aconitate hydratase 2/2-methylisocitrate dehydratase codes for MMSTYIDYIQEIEERKQQGLHPKPIDSAELLSEIITQIKDTDNPHREDSLHFFIYNTLPGTTSAAGVKAKFLKEIILGEALVAEIKPAYAFELLSHMKGGPSIEVLLDLALSDNADTAQEAGKVLKTQVFLYDADIERLKNAYEAGNSVAKDILTSYAKAEFFTQLPDIAEEIKIVTFIAGEGDISTDLLSPGNQAHSRSDRELHGKCMITPAAQQEIKALQAKHPDASVMLVAEKGTMGVGSSRMSGVNNVALWTGRQASPYVPFVNIAPIVGGTNGISPIFLTTVDVTGGIGIDLKNWVKKVDAEGNVVRNEKGEPILEEVYSVATGTELIINTKTKKLYKGTQELIDLAKAFTPQKMEFIKAGGSYAIVFGKKLQTVAAKILGIEATPVFAPSKEISVAGQGLTAVEKIFNRNAVGTTPGKVLHAGSDVRVEVNIVGSQDTTGLMTAQELESMAATVISPIVDGAYQSGCHTASVWDKKAQANIPKLMKFMNEFGLITARDPKGEYHAMTDVIHKVLNDITIDEWAIIIGGDSHTRMSKGVAFGADSGTVALALATGEASMPIPESVKVTFKGQMKDYMDFRDVVHATQLQMLKQFAGENVFQGRIIEVHIGTLPADQAFTFTDWTAEMKAKASICISEDDTLIESLEIAKGRIQIMIEKGMDNGKHVLQGLINKANKRISEIKSGEKPALTPDENAKYYAEVVIDLDIIAEPMIADPDVNNDDVSKRYTHDTIRDLSYYGGDKKVDLGFVGSCMVHKGDLKIVSQMLKNLEEQQGKVEFNAPLVVAAPTYNIIDELTAEGDWEILQRYSGFEFSDLLPKSAARTEYENIMYLERPGCNLCMGNQEKAARGDTVLATSTRLFQGRVVEDSERKKGESLLASTPVVVLSAILGRIPNVEEYKNAVKGIDLTKFAPPVKQLVG; via the coding sequence ATGATGAGTACTTACATTGATTATATTCAAGAAATTGAAGAAAGAAAGCAACAAGGCCTTCACCCTAAACCAATTGATAGCGCTGAGTTGCTTAGCGAAATTATAACACAAATTAAAGATACGGATAATCCGCATAGAGAAGACTCTCTCCACTTTTTTATCTACAATACCTTACCAGGCACGACAAGTGCGGCGGGGGTTAAAGCAAAATTTTTAAAGGAAATTATTTTAGGCGAAGCCTTGGTTGCAGAGATCAAACCGGCTTATGCTTTTGAATTATTATCCCATATGAAAGGCGGCCCGTCTATCGAAGTATTACTCGATTTGGCGTTGAGCGATAATGCGGATACGGCTCAGGAAGCTGGAAAAGTGCTAAAAACGCAGGTATTTTTATATGATGCCGATATTGAGCGTTTAAAAAATGCTTACGAGGCGGGCAACAGCGTGGCAAAAGATATTTTGACAAGCTATGCAAAGGCGGAATTCTTCACGCAATTACCTGACATCGCCGAAGAAATAAAAATTGTAACATTTATTGCTGGCGAGGGTGATATTTCAACGGACTTACTTTCGCCGGGTAACCAGGCGCATTCGCGTTCGGACCGTGAGTTACACGGAAAATGTATGATTACGCCAGCGGCTCAGCAAGAGATCAAAGCATTGCAGGCGAAACATCCAGATGCTAGCGTCATGTTGGTTGCTGAAAAAGGAACAATGGGCGTCGGGTCTTCCCGGATGTCGGGCGTGAATAACGTAGCGTTGTGGACGGGTAGACAGGCGAGTCCGTATGTACCGTTTGTCAATATCGCGCCAATTGTCGGTGGAACGAATGGTATTTCGCCAATCTTCTTGACAACTGTCGATGTTACGGGTGGTATCGGAATTGACCTGAAAAACTGGGTTAAAAAAGTAGATGCTGAAGGCAATGTGGTGCGCAACGAAAAAGGCGAACCGATCCTTGAAGAAGTATATTCGGTAGCTACGGGTACGGAATTGATTATCAACACGAAAACGAAAAAATTATATAAAGGCACACAAGAGCTTATTGATCTTGCAAAAGCGTTTACGCCGCAAAAAATGGAGTTTATCAAAGCAGGTGGTTCTTACGCCATCGTATTTGGTAAAAAACTCCAAACGGTTGCCGCTAAGATTTTAGGTATTGAAGCAACGCCGGTTTTTGCGCCGTCTAAAGAGATTTCGGTAGCAGGGCAGGGCTTGACCGCTGTTGAGAAAATTTTCAATAGAAATGCTGTAGGCACTACGCCAGGAAAAGTGTTGCACGCTGGTTCTGATGTGCGTGTGGAAGTGAACATCGTCGGTTCGCAAGATACGACCGGATTGATGACGGCACAGGAGCTGGAGTCGATGGCGGCGACGGTGATTTCACCGATTGTTGACGGTGCTTACCAGTCGGGCTGTCACACGGCATCGGTATGGGACAAAAAAGCACAGGCCAATATTCCGAAATTGATGAAATTCATGAACGAATTTGGTTTAATTACGGCGCGCGATCCTAAAGGCGAATACCACGCGATGACGGATGTTATCCATAAAGTGCTTAACGACATCACGATTGATGAGTGGGCGATCATTATTGGTGGCGACTCGCACACACGGATGTCGAAGGGCGTCGCTTTTGGAGCCGATTCTGGAACGGTGGCACTTGCGTTGGCTACGGGTGAGGCATCGATGCCGATTCCGGAGTCTGTAAAGGTGACATTCAAAGGCCAAATGAAAGATTACATGGACTTCCGTGATGTGGTTCATGCAACGCAATTACAAATGTTAAAACAATTTGCCGGCGAAAACGTATTTCAAGGGAGGATTATTGAAGTGCACATCGGTACACTTCCTGCCGATCAAGCGTTTACTTTTACCGATTGGACGGCAGAGATGAAAGCAAAGGCTTCCATCTGTATTTCAGAAGATGATACCTTGATCGAATCGCTGGAGATTGCCAAAGGCAGAATACAGATCATGATCGAGAAAGGCATGGACAACGGTAAACACGTGTTGCAGGGCTTGATCAATAAAGCGAATAAACGTATTTCGGAAATCAAATCAGGTGAAAAGCCTGCCTTGACGCCTGATGAAAATGCGAAATATTATGCCGAGGTGGTTATTGATCTGGATATTATCGCGGAGCCGATGATTGCCGATCCGGATGTAAATAACGATGACGTTTCAAAACGCTATACGCACGATACGATTCGTGATCTTTCTTACTACGGTGGTGACAAAAAAGTGGATTTAGGGTTTGTGGGTTCCTGCATGGTGCATAAAGGCGATTTAAAAATCGTTTCGCAGATGTTGAAAAATCTGGAGGAACAGCAAGGTAAGGTAGAATTTAACGCGCCACTTGTGGTAGCAGCACCGACCTACAACATCATTGATGAGTTAACCGCGGAAGGTGATTGGGAGATTTTGCAACGCTACTCGGGTTTTGAGTTTAGTGATCTTTTGCCGAAGAGTGCAGCTAGAACGGAATACGAAAACATCATGTACTTAGAGCGTCCGGGTTGTAACTTGTGTATGGGAAATCAGGAGAAAGCGGCGAGAGGCGATACCGTTTTGGCTACGTCAACCCGTCTTTTCCAAGGCCGGGTGGTGGAAGACTCCGAACGCAAAAAAGGTGAATCGTTATTAGCGTCGACGCCGGTCGTAGTACTTTCAGCGATATTGGGAAGAATTCCGAACGTGGAAGAATATAAAAATGCAGTAAAAGGTATAGACTTGACCAAGTTTGCACCGCCTGTAAAACAGTTGGTAGGATAA
- a CDS encoding WbqC family protein, with the protein MESQLLLPAFYLPPISYFHAIKQQEGALVLERFEHYPKQSYRTRAKIATANGVLDLIVPIVHGRKERVAMKDIRINYEHDWQRLHWLSLQTAYRSSAYFEYYEDDFYQFYDRQHDFLFDFNVAQLELLLKCFKINRAITLSEGYESSIAPVDFRTDIHPKKGNFWAEQPNYYQVFEERHGFLSDLSAIDLLFNQGPQSKNFL; encoded by the coding sequence ATGGAATCACAGTTGCTTTTACCCGCTTTTTATTTGCCACCAATATCTTACTTTCACGCTATTAAACAGCAGGAAGGTGCCTTGGTATTGGAACGATTCGAGCATTATCCTAAACAAAGCTACCGAACACGTGCAAAAATAGCGACAGCAAATGGTGTTTTAGATTTGATCGTGCCCATCGTGCACGGCCGTAAGGAGCGTGTAGCGATGAAGGATATTCGTATAAATTATGAGCACGATTGGCAGCGGCTACATTGGCTTAGCTTGCAAACAGCCTACCGTAGCTCTGCGTATTTCGAATATTATGAAGATGATTTTTACCAGTTTTACGACCGCCAGCATGATTTTTTGTTTGACTTTAACGTAGCACAACTGGAGCTTTTGTTAAAATGTTTCAAGATAAATCGTGCAATAACCCTTAGCGAGGGCTACGAGTCATCGATAGCGCCGGTTGACTTTCGCACCGATATACATCCTAAAAAAGGTAATTTCTGGGCAGAGCAACCGAACTATTACCAAGTATTTGAAGAGCGGCATGGCTTTTTATCGGATTTAAGCGCGATTGATTTGTTATTTAACCAAGGACCACAGAGCAAGAATTTCTTATAG
- the ligA gene encoding NAD-dependent DNA ligase LigA, whose protein sequence is MLADIQERIAHLTTELNAYNYQYYVLANSVVSDYDFDQKLKELEALEAAYPQFKDPNSPTAKVGGDITQKFNTVRHRWPMLSLGNTYNEQELREFDERVRKVVGDEVTYVCELKFDGLSISLTYEQGVLQRAVTRGDGTQGDEVTNNVKTIRSVPHRLKKGDYPEEFEIRGEIFMHRAAFERLNKQREDEGVQTYANPRNFASGTIKLQDPKEVAKRPLDCFLYFLYAENRNKRFDSHWESIQAVKSWGFQICEHTALCVTIDEIIDFVNHWDSERHKLSYDIDGIVIKVNDYAQQEELGFTAKSPRWAISYKYKAERVETTLNSVSYQVGRTGAVTPVANLAPVLLAGTTVKRASLHNANEIARLDLHEGDTVYVEKGGEIIPKIIGVNNEKRVTHTAPIVYPSVCPECGTQLVRQEGEAVHYCPNEAGCRPQIVGKLQHFIGRKMMDIQGMGDETMETFFKLGLLRKIADIYSLKDHQEELKGLARFGEKSIDNMLTGIELSKEKPFEKVLFALGIRHVGETIAKKLAQHFKHIDQLIAASAEEMAAVQDIGGRIADSVYNYLHDPQHLMEIGRLREAGLQFEIIEQEVQLAGNSLSGKTFLISGVFADFSREELAQLIESHGGKMVSSISAKLNYLVAGDKMGPSKLAKAEKLQVPIISDRDILQMINQ, encoded by the coding sequence ATGTTAGCAGACATTCAGGAGCGAATTGCCCATCTTACTACCGAGCTTAATGCTTACAATTATCAGTATTATGTATTGGCCAATTCCGTTGTTTCCGATTACGATTTTGATCAAAAATTAAAAGAACTGGAGGCCTTGGAAGCGGCGTATCCACAATTCAAAGATCCCAACTCGCCAACCGCAAAGGTAGGTGGCGACATTACGCAAAAGTTTAACACGGTGCGTCATCGCTGGCCTATGTTATCGTTGGGCAATACGTACAACGAACAGGAGCTGCGCGAGTTTGATGAGCGGGTGCGCAAAGTCGTTGGCGATGAGGTAACGTATGTTTGCGAATTAAAATTCGACGGCCTCTCGATCTCACTTACTTACGAGCAAGGCGTTTTGCAACGTGCCGTAACGCGTGGAGATGGCACACAAGGTGATGAGGTCACAAACAATGTGAAGACGATACGTAGTGTACCTCATCGCTTGAAGAAAGGTGACTATCCCGAAGAGTTTGAAATACGTGGTGAGATTTTCATGCACCGGGCCGCTTTCGAGCGCCTGAATAAACAGCGTGAAGATGAAGGCGTGCAAACATATGCCAATCCGCGCAACTTTGCTTCTGGAACAATCAAACTGCAAGACCCCAAAGAAGTGGCTAAACGCCCGCTGGATTGCTTTTTATATTTTCTTTATGCGGAAAACCGGAACAAACGCTTTGATAGCCATTGGGAAAGTATACAGGCGGTAAAAAGCTGGGGATTTCAAATCTGCGAGCATACCGCATTATGCGTAACAATTGACGAGATTATCGACTTTGTGAACCATTGGGATAGCGAACGCCATAAATTGTCCTACGATATCGATGGTATCGTCATTAAAGTAAACGATTATGCGCAGCAAGAGGAACTGGGTTTTACGGCAAAATCACCTCGCTGGGCCATTTCCTACAAATACAAAGCCGAGCGCGTAGAAACGACATTAAACAGTGTCTCCTACCAAGTGGGGCGTACCGGCGCAGTAACGCCGGTGGCCAACCTAGCGCCTGTTTTATTGGCGGGCACTACGGTAAAGCGCGCTTCGCTGCACAATGCCAACGAGATTGCGCGTTTAGATCTGCACGAAGGCGATACCGTTTACGTGGAAAAAGGTGGCGAAATCATTCCAAAGATTATTGGCGTTAATAACGAAAAACGTGTTACGCACACCGCCCCGATTGTATATCCGAGTGTTTGTCCCGAATGTGGAACGCAGCTCGTGCGCCAAGAAGGCGAAGCGGTACATTACTGTCCGAATGAAGCCGGATGCCGACCACAGATCGTTGGCAAATTGCAACATTTTATCGGGCGTAAAATGATGGATATTCAGGGCATGGGCGATGAAACGATGGAAACCTTTTTTAAACTCGGTTTATTGCGCAAGATTGCCGATATCTACTCCTTAAAAGACCATCAGGAAGAACTGAAAGGACTGGCACGGTTTGGCGAAAAATCCATCGACAATATGCTTACGGGTATTGAGCTTTCTAAAGAAAAGCCTTTCGAAAAAGTTCTTTTTGCCTTGGGCATTCGCCACGTCGGTGAAACTATCGCAAAAAAATTAGCCCAGCACTTTAAACATATTGACCAGCTAATTGCTGCAAGCGCCGAAGAGATGGCCGCTGTGCAAGACATTGGCGGTAGAATCGCGGACAGCGTATACAATTACCTGCACGATCCACAACATTTGATGGAGATTGGCCGCTTACGCGAAGCTGGTCTTCAATTCGAAATTATCGAGCAGGAAGTTCAATTGGCAGGCAATAGCCTGAGTGGCAAAACATTTTTGATATCGGGCGTTTTTGCCGATTTCTCGCGCGAAGAACTTGCGCAACTGATTGAGTCGCACGGCGGAAAAATGGTATCCAGTATATCCGCAAAATTAAACTATTTGGTAGCTGGCGATAAAATGGGGCCGTCAAAGCTCGCTAAAGCCGAAAAGTTACAGGTGCCGATTATTTCTGATCGGGATATTTTACAGATGATTAATCAATAA
- a CDS encoding lysophospholipid acyltransferase family protein — MRKKSIAALLYMVSLLPFWLLYRFSDGLYFLLFYVVGYRKKVVLENLKNAFPKKEESERLKIAKRFYRFLPDLLVEAVKMRTISKKQVMKRIELLNTEEVWQHFEKGKGVIGVTAHYGNWELGIHRLSLMTDFPRLVIYKPLNDPDFNEVYNALRCRFGATMVPMKQILRHIVRLKNQPHISMFVADQTPTYQDSDYFMQFLQQDTLVYTGTERIAKLTKNPIVYCHIGRKAKRGHYFCKFTTLVENPDDYAPHEITEIHNRFTEKMIQEDPGYWLWSHRRWKRKRRS, encoded by the coding sequence ATGAGAAAAAAAAGCATAGCTGCATTACTTTATATGGTATCGTTATTGCCCTTCTGGCTGCTTTACCGCTTTTCGGATGGACTCTATTTCTTGCTGTTTTATGTTGTAGGGTATCGTAAAAAAGTCGTCCTGGAAAATCTCAAAAATGCCTTTCCGAAAAAAGAAGAGTCGGAACGTCTAAAAATAGCGAAACGCTTTTACCGATTTTTGCCCGACCTGCTTGTCGAAGCCGTTAAAATGCGTACGATATCGAAAAAACAAGTAATGAAGCGCATTGAGCTGCTTAATACCGAAGAAGTATGGCAGCATTTCGAAAAAGGCAAAGGCGTAATTGGCGTCACCGCCCATTATGGCAATTGGGAGTTGGGCATACACCGCCTATCGCTGATGACTGATTTTCCGAGATTAGTGATCTACAAGCCGCTGAATGATCCCGATTTCAACGAAGTATATAACGCCCTGCGTTGTCGGTTTGGTGCGACAATGGTGCCCATGAAACAGATTTTACGGCACATCGTCAGGCTTAAAAACCAACCACATATCAGCATGTTTGTTGCCGATCAAACGCCAACTTACCAGGATTCCGATTATTTTATGCAATTTTTGCAGCAAGACACGTTGGTGTATACCGGTACGGAGCGGATTGCCAAGCTCACAAAAAATCCGATTGTATATTGTCATATCGGTCGTAAGGCCAAGCGCGGTCATTATTTCTGTAAATTCACCACACTGGTGGAGAATCCAGACGATTATGCGCCGCATGAAATCACCGAAATTCATAATCGTTTTACAGAAAAAATGATTCAAGAAGACCCGGGCTACTGGCTTTGGTCACATAGAAGATGGAAAAGAAAACGCAGATCATGA